The genome window GTGCGGTGGCGAGTGCGACATCCGATCGGGACGAGTTCTTCGATCCCTTTGCCAAATCGGACGGCCCGGCCGCCGACGAGTACGACCCATGGGAACCGTTCAACAGCACGATGTTCGAGTTTAACCGCAAGGTCGATCGATTCGCATTGAAACCGCTCGCCCAGGGTTATGACTTTGTGGTGCCCGATGCAGCGCAAATCGGCGTCAGCAACTTTTTTTCCAACCTGCGATTCGTGCCGCGCTTCATGAACAACCTCTTTCAAGGCAAGGTCACAGGGGCCGGCGCGGAGATGGGCCGATTCCTCATAAACTCGACGCTCGGCGTCGGAGGCTTCCTGGATATCGCCACACACATGGATTTGCAGACGCCGGAAGAGGACACCGGCCAGACGCTCGGTTTCTATGGCGTCGCCCCGGGTCCCTACCTGGTTCTTCCGCTTATGCCGCCGTTCAGTCTCCGCGACGCGTTCGGGTATACCGTGGACCTCTTCCTGGATCCTATCAATTGGCTGGTCTTGCCTTTGATCGAGGTCAATGGGGTGCCGTCGGCGATCGCCCATAAGCACCGGACAACGACGTTCATGATCCGGCTCGGAAGGCAGGTGGAAGAAGTCACCAACGACCGCTCTCTCAATCTGGAGAAGTTCCAAGGCGTGGAAGAAGCGACACTCGATCTCTATGCGGCGGTTCGTAACGCGTACTTGCAGAAGCGCGCGAAGGCGGTTCGAGAATGATCGGTTCAACGGCAGTTCATTCATGACCGGTTGGAAAAATGGAGGATCGTATGAAGCATGTGAACGACAACAATAGCGCACTGTGGTCGATCGTGTTGGCCGGCGGCGAAGGGACGCGCGTCAGTTCCTTCGTGCAGCGCTGGCTCGGCAAGCAGAAGCCCAAGCAGTTTTGCACCTTTGTCGGCACACGCTCCCTGCTCCAGCATACGTTAGACCGTGCGGCGCGCCTTGCGCCGGTGGAGCGATCGGTCCTCGTCGTCGCGCCAGCCCACCGTCAAGAGGCCATGTCGCAGGTGGAGGGGCGCGGGGTCGGGACTCTGTTGTTTCAACCGGCCAACCGGGATACGGCGGCCGGCGTATTTTTGCCGTTGACCCATATCCGTGCGCGAGATCCTCAGGCCACCGTCGTCATCTACCCCTCCGACCACTTTGTCTATCCGGAAGAGAAGTTCCTCGACACCGTGCGATACGCCGTTCGGGCTGCCGAGTTGCTGCGCGATCAGATCGTCTTGCTCGGGGTCGCGCCGGACCGGCTTGAGCTGGATTACGGCTGGATCTTGCCGGGGCAACAGATTCCTCGTGCCGGAAGGAAGCTGGTCCAGACGGTTCAGCGATTCCTGGAGAAGCCGACGGCGCAACAGGCCGACGAGGCTCTGTCGAGCCATGCGCTCTGGAACACGATGGTCATGACCGCCAAGGTGGACACTCTCTGGCAACTGGGCCGGCGGTGCTTCCCAGAACTGGTGGAACGGTTCGAACGGCTCGGGCGGGCCATCGGCACGCTGGAAGAGGCTCGGGTCCTGGAAGCGATTTACCGCGATATGCCGGTCAGGAATTTTTCGTCCGATCTGCTCCAGCAGGTGCCGGATCGCGCGGCGGTGACCGAACTGACGAATGCGCTGTGGAGCGATTGGGGCAGGCCGGAACGCATCGCCGACGCGCTGCGCCGGATCGATCGCACCCCGGCCTTTCCTTTAGAGGCTCTCAGCAGCCCCTTTGCGCCGATTTCCGATGCGCACACTCTCGCCGCGAGGGTCTGAGCGCGCGCGCCATCACGTGAGCGTGAATTGTGCGGCGATACGTAAGCCCGCTCACAGACGTCTCGCCTTGAACCTGATAGCGTACGACACAGAATGACGAGAAGGCCATTCGCCTGAATCTAGATTGCGGAAGGACGGCTCCATGCGGAATGTGAACAGATTGGAATCTCAACGATGACAACAACACCATCAATCGATCAGCAATGCATCAATACGATCCGGACTCTATCGATGGACGCTGTGCAAGCCGCGAACTCCGGGCATCCCGGCACGGCGATGGCTCTGGCGCCGGTCGTCTACAGTCTGTGGCAGCACGGGCTGCGGTTTGACCCCGGCGATCCCATCTGGCCCAATCGCGACCGGTTCGTGCTCTCGATCGGGCATGCCTCCATGCTGCTTTATTCGCTCCTGCATCTGTGTGGCGTGAAAGCGGTCAATCCGGCCTATGAAACGGTGGGAGAGTTCTCGGTCACCCTGGACGACATCAAGAAATTCCGCCAGCTGGACAGCAAGTGTCCCGGCCATCCGGAATATCGCTGGACCTCCGGCGTGGAAACGACGACCGGCCCGCTGGGCCAAGGCGTCGCGACGAGCGTCGGCATGGCCATGGCGAGCCGGTGGATGGGCGCGCAGTTCAATCGTCCGGAGTTCCGGATGATCGATTACGACGTCTACGCCCTCTGTGGCGATGGATGCATGATGGAGGGGGTGACGGGAGAGGCGGCGTCGT of Nitrospira defluvii contains these proteins:
- a CDS encoding MlaA family lipoprotein translates to MASATSDRDEFFDPFAKSDGPAADEYDPWEPFNSTMFEFNRKVDRFALKPLAQGYDFVVPDAAQIGVSNFFSNLRFVPRFMNNLFQGKVTGAGAEMGRFLINSTLGVGGFLDIATHMDLQTPEEDTGQTLGFYGVAPGPYLVLPLMPPFSLRDAFGYTVDLFLDPINWLVLPLIEVNGVPSAIAHKHRTTTFMIRLGRQVEEVTNDRSLNLEKFQGVEEATLDLYAAVRNAYLQKRAKAVRE
- a CDS encoding sugar phosphate nucleotidyltransferase, encoding MKHVNDNNSALWSIVLAGGEGTRVSSFVQRWLGKQKPKQFCTFVGTRSLLQHTLDRAARLAPVERSVLVVAPAHRQEAMSQVEGRGVGTLLFQPANRDTAAGVFLPLTHIRARDPQATVVIYPSDHFVYPEEKFLDTVRYAVRAAELLRDQIVLLGVAPDRLELDYGWILPGQQIPRAGRKLVQTVQRFLEKPTAQQADEALSSHALWNTMVMTAKVDTLWQLGRRCFPELVERFERLGRAIGTLEEARVLEAIYRDMPVRNFSSDLLQQVPDRAAVTELTNALWSDWGRPERIADALRRIDRTPAFPLEALSSPFAPISDAHTLAARV